CTTTCATTTTGACGAGACTAGAAACATTGATGTTAAATACTATGGATTATGAGAATATAATGcctttaatattttgaaatatgagctttatttttttaattgattcaTATTATGTtaaacattttttttcaaaaaaaaaaagtaaaatagaaAGTTTATCGTTCTTTGTTAGAGTTATAATAACCAACACTTCAAAGTCAAATTATTATGAATTTGAATCAAGactaaaaaataaatagatgtacTTTACAAGGAActcatttttaaaaaaactttGTTTTAAACTAGCAAAGAATAAAACATGTCATGGATATAAATACTAAGAATAAAATTACAATTCAAAATCAAATACTTATGAATTTAAATCTATACCAACAAAAACTCAATTGAGACatattttatatctcatgtttatacttaaaaaatgCATAGATTGTAAATACATAAATATCCTTCctcaaatattaattacaaacactaCATATCCTTGTTTTGAATGTATATAATATTCATATATCTAGTTTAAGTTAAAGAAGATAATCAATCAACCTTATAAAGTTTAAATGAGTTGAGATTGAAAGGCCATTGCAAAACTAATACCACAAGTGTGGTGGGTCCTAGTCCTCACGACCAACTGCCGCCTCTTCTTACATTTGTGTTGCTCTTGGTTGCCAAACTCTAACAAGGTTCCTTAGTTGGAATTGGTCATTTATGTGGTGCATGTTCAACAATCTTTTGAGGATACTCCTAGGGAAAAGGGTGCACTCACTAACTGGGAGTTAGTTGGTGATAATCCCCCAACATTGTTTAGGGGAAACTTGATGATAGAGACCCCCCTCCTTTGGAATTCCAAATGTTATGTTAGGGCTTGACCCTTTGAACTATTACCTTTTGTTTGGACTTATTGTTGTGTATATTTTGTGGGTGTGCTTTCTTGCCATCCACCTTTTGTGTGAATATTGTACTATTATGGTTTTAGTTATTTTAGAATAATTTAAATAGGCTTATTCATAAAAAATGAGTTGAAATTGATAAATGTATTGGAATGAatgttttaaaattaaataaataaataataatagtaCTTAATTAAAGATTTGATGTAGGTTTGATGTGCTAGATGTAAGAAatcaatttttcaatttattaTAGTCCTAAGTGATGACAGTTGAATATCTTCATATAAGTAAATCTTTTGTTTGTTGCTCTAGTGCATTTCCATGATTGTGCAATCGACCTTTGTGTGCAAATCTAAACTTGGCACATAGAtttcaatttcattaattttgaaaaGGGTAGTTCATTTTCATGACTTTGCAATAGCCTTTTGGGGACACTCTAGAGGAAGAGGGTACACTCACTAAATAGGAGTTGGTTGGTGATAATCCCCCAATGTTGTTTAAGGGAAACTTGATGACAAAATTCCCCTCCTTTTGGAATTGCATTaactacataatttttttttatgttatgttaGGGCTTGGCCCTTTGAACAATTATCTTTTGTTTGGACTTGGTCAGATTTTGTGGTTGTGATTCTTACCACCCACCTTTTTGTGTAATATTTTACTATTATGGTTTTAGTTATTTTGAAAAGTTAAATACATTTATTTGTCAAAAATGAGTGGAGATTGATAAATGCATTAAAATAAATGTTTCAAAATTAACTAAATAATGGCACTTAGTTGAAAATTTGATGTGCTTAATGTAAGAAATCAATTTGCAAATTTCTTATAGCCTAAGTGATGCCAATTGAATATTTTCATATTGGTAAATCTTTTGTTTGATGCTCTAATGCATTTCAATGACTGTGCAAACTAACTTTTGTGTCAAGGGTAGTGTCAATAACACTATTTAAGATCTTGCTAGACAAAGATTATTCTTCTTCCTATGGTTATATTAAGAATCTAATGAAAATGGTTGAAAATAATGaacaaaaaatgcaacaatatCTAGAAATGTTTATGCTAACATGGATGCTTTGCAATGTCCTATGTAAATGGTTTGATTCGAAATGAATTAGAGAATTGTCCAGCAAAATAATACAtgaacatattaatgattaattgaaagaagtttaaactttaattttaaaaattcaaattatttatatatttaaaaaactgATCAAATAAAAGAATAGATAAACTCAAAATACTTAACAACTTTAACCATAAAATGCACTAATTATTTCACTATAAAATAACCTATTTAGAATGTAGAATACCCATTTTAAATACATTAAgtacaaacatgaaataactacaCATCTATCTATTAAAAACATTAAATGTTATACAGATTCTTCacagaaaaaatattaaatatattagatCCTTTACAGGCCATCAAAATACTTACACAACCATTTACAAATCTTAAATATTATACAGATCATTCATAGAAGAAACAGAAAGCACCTGCCCTTCTTGCCTGCATTTTTTTTCTCAGAAATCTGTTACATGTCCTTagtattaattattctatttaaaTCTTTTCTTAAAGTTTGATTCTTCTTTCCCACTGTCAGACAATAAGGCACAATGTTTTACAGATCAAATTGTATTCAGCATTGACATTTTATTGACTGACCATTCTTTTTCAGTAAGCAATCTAGTGAGGGCACTTAGCAGAACCTGCAAAATATAATTTTTATAGTTcttcatttattaaaaaaaaatacgcGATTGAAGATTGCCCAGTTCAAACCCTAGAAATTCATGCATAATGTGAAACAATAAAGAATTTGATTAAGCCAAATAGCGTAGTGCCAAGCAGAAAAAGGCTGGAAAAACACGGAAGCGATAAAATGAGGCATTTTCATTGTCGATTCATTCGAAGCATTGAAAATGAGTATGAAAACATGTTTTTTCCTCCCACCTCCGTAAACAACGGCTTGCTTTGCGCTCATTGGCCACGCGTTCACAATGGAGGAATATAACCGTTTTTACCGTTTCAACATCCATCATTCAACTTACATCTGAACAATCATGTTTTGTCACCATAACCAATGACTATTTACATATTAAATTACCCAAAACAAAAGAGTTTGTTTGACTCGGTTCCGACGGATTCTCCTCTCTTTTTTATGGCAAATTTCAGAATAGGATCTTATCTTAATCTCCATAAAAAAACAATCCTGGTTATAAGATTTCATGAGCCTGAAGATCAATAAGGATTTAAAAACTGATAATAAATTTCATTGGCTTATTTTGATGTAATCTAGATTCTGGAAGTCTTGGTGATTTAAAGATCAAGTAGTTGTGTGAGATTTCTTTTTGGTGTAGAAAGTGCTACTGGGTAAAGATGGTTTCACAAGCTTCTGTGTATGATCATACACAGAATGCCTTGCAACAGTTTAAATGGGCTACAAAGAGGTCTTGGGCTTTTTTCATTCTCGTGGTCACTCTGCTCGTTGTTATTCTTGTTCAGATCAAGTCTGGGAACATTCTTACCTTGTGGGCCAAGTCTGATGAGATACTGATTCAGAATGACATGATTTTTAAACCACAAGAAATACAGAGCTGTTCACAGTTTGTGAGAACGAATACAAGAAGGAAGAAAGTTGTGTCCATTAAAGATTTTGGAGGTGTGGGTGATGGGAAAACTTTGAATACTAAGGCCTTCCAGAAGGCTATTGATTATTTGGAGAATTTTGCTGCAGGAAAAGGTGGTGATATAGGGACACAGCTTACTGTTCCATCAGGGAGATGGCTGACTGGCAGTTTTAATCTCACAAGCAAATTCACTCTATACCTTGAAAAGGATGCAATCATTTTAGGATCTCAGGTGAGTGCTCATCAATTTATGATTTAGGAACCTGCCTGGTTTTGGTTATAGGGTATTTTGTTAACCTTTTTACTCTGAGCCCAACAAGCttaaaagtaaaaacaaaaaatgaattcTCAAAAGATTGTATAGGCTTTGATTTTATGGAATATGAAGGTTTAGTCATTTGAACAAATAAGAGTAATAGAAACTTCAACTCAAACTTAAAATGGAAACAAGACCAATCTCTTTGTCAGTTGTTTTTCCTTAAAATTACTTCTTACCCATACATGGATATCAAATGAAGAAAACCTTTTCAATCAGTTAATTTCAAAAACCTTGTTACttttttctatttaattttctCATGAGTAAGGTATGTATGTTTCATTTGTAGCACAATTAGGTGCCTCTCACAAGGAGTATGGGATAGTCCCATATTGCTATAAGCCATCTATAGACCCATATACAGACCGCCAGATAGCGTGGACTATAAAATAATCTTAAaataatctttctttctttctttcttttccacaCTAAGATTCAAGGTGCTGTAGGATACAGGTGAATGGCCTTTAATAAATCCACTCCCTTCATATGGGCATGGCCGGGAACGGCCTGGAGGAAGACATATTAGCCTTATCCATGGAGAAAATCTGGAGAACGTTGTTATTACAGGTTAGATACTGTGGCTTTTCAAGATTTTACCTTAAATCTTAGCTCATGATTTTAGGTCTCACTTGCACTTTCTGGCTTATTTATACAGGCGAAAATGGAACTATTGATGGACAAGGCCAGATGTGGTGGGATATGTGGTTCAACAAGTCCTTACAGCATACAAGGGGCCACCTTGTTGAATTTCTAAACTCAACAAATATAATAATTTCAAATGTGACATTCCTTAACTCACCATTTTGGAATATACATCCTATTTATTGCAGGTTAGTATCTTGTTTATGGTTAGAAAGTTTGTTGTTTCTGTGAACTTGTTTGGGTATTGATACATTGAGATGGATGCCCTCTTTATATAATCCTTCCGGGTACATGTTTCACAGGAATGTGGTTATAAAACACGTTACCATACTTGCTCCTCTTGATGCCCCTAATACAGATGGTATTGATCCAGGTAATGCTGTTTTCTTATAAAGGCTTTCCTTAGGTTTTCCTAATACACTTCAATGAACTCACTCCTAAGTTGGTTCCATTTTCTTAAATGATAGGTGAACATTGATTGAAACTTTTGCTTAAATGAGTGGTTGTTGCTGATTTACCGACTTTTCAAAATGCCATCCTCTGTTTTTGCATAGAAATAGATCTCTCTGACTGAAATTTGGTGAAAATCTCCTTTTGGCAAGCCCAATTTCACAACTAGAATGCTTATTTTATATGAAACCAGTTCTGATGTTGAAGTAGTGTTTATCTATGcttaatttatccatcttttgGAGGACAAATCTCTGATTTTTCCCTGTACAGCTATCAAAGGAATTTAGGTAGTTGTTAAAAGACCTAGGTAGAATTGGAGCCCTATTGGAACCCTGTGTAATTTTAGGGAATTGATGTTTGC
The nucleotide sequence above comes from Cryptomeria japonica chromosome 11, Sugi_1.0, whole genome shotgun sequence. Encoded proteins:
- the LOC131070701 gene encoding probable polygalacturonase, producing MVSQASVYDHTQNALQQFKWATKRSWAFFILVVTLLVVILVQIKSGNILTLWAKSDEILIQNDMIFKPQEIQSCSQFVRTNTRRKKVVSIKDFGGVGDGKTLNTKAFQKAIDYLENFAAGKGGDIGTQLTVPSGRWLTGSFNLTSKFTLYLEKDAIILGSQDTGEWPLINPLPSYGHGRERPGGRHISLIHGENLENVVITGENGTIDGQGQMWWDMWFNKSLQHTRGHLVEFLNSTNIIISNVTFLNSPFWNIHPIYCRNVVIKHVTILAPLDAPNTDGIDPDSSSNVCIEDCYIRSGDDLVAVKSGWDEYGINVGQPSSNIVIQRVIGTTPTCSGIGIGSEMSGGISDVLVKDFIVYNASAGIRVKTDTGRGGYITNITISNFQMENVKVPIKFTSDSNDHPDNKWDINALPLIRGIKIKDVVGKDIHNAPSFKGLKKAPFVDIVLSNIHLEGIPQGRNWHCEYVEGFSANVSPPPCSNFLPQTKSNGSSGYS